One genomic window of Anaeromicrobium sediminis includes the following:
- the scfB gene encoding thioether cross-link-forming SCIFF peptide maturase has protein sequence MIHKFQHKDTKMVLDVNSGAVHVVDKIIYDILDWYKENSDDMIMDKLKDKYPVADLKEAIEELHLLEKEGLIYSEDNYSDHPTFINRKPVVKALCLHVAHDCNIRCKYCFASQGDFKGNRLLMSEEVGKKALDLLIEKSGNRRNLEVDFFGGEPLMNFEVVKNLVEYGRKREKEFNKKFRFTITTNGVLLDDEKMEYINEHMDNVVLSIDGRKDVNDNMRYTINGNGTYDIIVPKFKKFADMRGNKNYYVRGTFTRENLDFSKDVLHLADLGFEQTSVEPVVDSEENNYAIREEDLDTIFEEYETLADEYVKRINDGKGFNFFHFMIDLNQGPCVIKRLSGCGAGSEYLAVTPEGDIYPCHQFVGNEKFKMGDVFTKNVNEDLGHVFKNAHVYNKEKCNDCWAKFYCSGGCHANAFNFNNDINEPYDMGCEMEKKRIECALAIHANLSE, from the coding sequence ATGATACATAAGTTTCAGCATAAAGACACAAAAATGGTTTTAGATGTGAATAGTGGAGCTGTTCATGTGGTTGATAAAATCATATATGACATACTAGATTGGTATAAGGAAAATAGTGATGATATGATTATGGACAAGCTTAAGGATAAATATCCTGTAGCGGATTTAAAGGAAGCCATAGAGGAACTTCATTTATTAGAAAAAGAAGGACTTATTTATTCAGAAGATAATTATTCTGATCATCCTACTTTTATAAATAGAAAACCTGTAGTTAAAGCTCTCTGTCTTCACGTAGCCCATGATTGCAATATAAGATGCAAATATTGTTTTGCTTCTCAAGGTGATTTTAAGGGAAATAGATTATTAATGAGTGAGGAAGTAGGAAAGAAAGCCCTTGATTTACTAATAGAGAAATCGGGAAACAGAAGGAATCTGGAAGTGGATTTCTTTGGTGGGGAACCTCTTATGAACTTTGAGGTGGTAAAGAATCTTGTTGAATATGGAAGAAAGAGAGAAAAGGAATTTAATAAAAAATTCAGATTCACCATAACTACAAATGGTGTATTACTTGATGATGAAAAAATGGAATATATAAATGAACATATGGACAATGTGGTTTTAAGCATAGATGGTAGAAAAGATGTTAATGATAATATGAGATACACTATAAATGGTAATGGAACTTATGATATTATAGTTCCTAAATTTAAAAAGTTTGCCGACATGAGAGGTAATAAAAACTATTATGTAAGGGGCACCTTTACAAGAGAAAACTTAGATTTTTCTAAAGATGTACTACATCTTGCAGATTTAGGTTTTGAACAAACATCTGTAGAGCCTGTAGTTGATAGTGAAGAAAACAACTATGCCATTAGAGAAGAGGACTTAGATACTATATTTGAAGAATATGAGACATTGGCAGATGAATACGTTAAAAGAATAAATGATGGGAAAGGCTTCAACTTTTTCCACTTTATGATAGATTTAAATCAAGGTCCTTGTGTTATAAAAAGGTTATCTGGATGTGGAGCAGGATCAGAATATCTTGCAGTTACTCCAGAAGGAGATATATATCCATGTCATCAATTTGTAGGCAATGAAAAGTTTAAGATGGGAGATGTATTTACAAAAAACGTAAATGAAGATTTAGGACATGTATTTAAAAATGCCCATGTATATAACAAAGAGAAATGTAACGATTGCTGGGCAAAGTTCTATTGTAGTGGCGGTTGTCATGCCAATGCATTTAATTTTAATAACGACATAAATGAGCCTTACGATATGGGATGTGAGATGGAAAAGAAAAGGATTGAATGTGCATTAGCAATACATGCTAATCTATCAGAATAG
- a CDS encoding gamma carbonic anhydrase family protein has protein sequence MIIPYEGHEPNIHESCYVSSNATIIGKVILGKNVNIWYGTVIRADDNYVTIGENTNIQDNSTIHISSEYETRIGKDVTVGHGAIVHACTVGNNVLVGMGAIILNGAKIGDNVIVGAGTLIPPGKEIPSNTLVMGSPAKVVRELTQEDIERIRKSAQDYINLANRHKKADK, from the coding sequence ATGATAATACCCTATGAAGGACATGAGCCAAATATCCATGAAAGCTGTTATGTATCCAGTAATGCTACAATTATAGGAAAAGTTATACTTGGGAAAAATGTAAACATATGGTATGGTACCGTTATTAGGGCTGATGATAATTATGTAACTATTGGAGAAAATACTAATATACAGGATAATTCTACTATTCATATATCAAGTGAATATGAAACTCGAATAGGGAAAGATGTTACAGTAGGCCATGGAGCCATAGTACATGCTTGTACAGTTGGAAATAATGTGCTGGTTGGTATGGGCGCAATAATTTTAAATGGAGCTAAAATAGGAGACAATGTAATAGTAGGAGCAGGAACATTAATTCCACCAGGAAAGGAAATTCCGTCTAATACATTAGTTATGGGATCTCCTGCAAAGGTAGTTAGAGAACTAACACAGGAAGACATAGAAAGAATAAGAAAGTCAGCGCAAGATTATATTAATTTAGCTAATAGGCATAAAAAAGCTGATAAATAA
- the secD gene encoding protein translocase subunit SecD, with amino-acid sequence MNLKNAVILILLICLTVTGAVAGFKGLEVGNVKIKPIKDMMQLGLDLKGGVYVVLEAETDATGNDLDKIMNQTKEVLERRIDAMGLTQPNVNREGDKRIRVELPGVSDSNEAIKAIGKTAQLQFVDKEGKVILTGNDVKNAELMFQTDKGNLPVVSLEFKSEGTEKFREATKEAAINKDPIIIVLDNAVISAPRVNSEIPNGKAIIEGDFTREEAANLAALIRGGALPVELKEVQSSVIGPTLGLDSLNQSVKAALFGIIGVFIFMLIVYRLPGLIANLALVIYILVVLWSLIGFNAVLTLPGIAGLILSIGMAVDANVIIFERIKEEIRNGKSIRAAISSGFSRAFKTILDSNITTLIAGVVLYQFGSGPIKGFAVTLMLGIVASMITALGVTRLVLNIAANSKGLNNPKFYGA; translated from the coding sequence ATGAACTTAAAAAATGCCGTTATACTTATATTACTTATATGTTTAACAGTAACGGGAGCAGTAGCTGGTTTTAAGGGACTTGAAGTTGGAAATGTAAAAATAAAACCTATTAAGGATATGATGCAATTAGGATTAGACTTAAAAGGTGGAGTATATGTGGTACTTGAGGCAGAAACGGATGCTACTGGAAATGATTTAGATAAAATTATGAATCAAACTAAAGAAGTACTAGAACGTAGAATTGATGCAATGGGACTTACTCAACCTAATGTGAATAGAGAAGGGGACAAGCGAATTAGAGTAGAGCTTCCTGGAGTTTCTGATTCTAATGAGGCAATTAAAGCTATAGGTAAAACAGCACAATTACAATTTGTGGATAAAGAAGGTAAAGTAATACTAACAGGAAATGATGTGAAAAATGCAGAATTAATGTTCCAAACTGATAAGGGAAATTTACCTGTAGTTTCTTTAGAGTTTAAATCTGAAGGGACAGAAAAATTTAGGGAAGCTACAAAAGAGGCAGCTATTAATAAGGATCCGATCATAATAGTATTAGATAATGCTGTCATATCTGCACCAAGGGTTAATAGTGAAATTCCAAATGGAAAGGCCATTATAGAAGGTGATTTTACAAGGGAAGAAGCAGCTAATTTAGCAGCCTTAATTAGAGGTGGAGCATTGCCTGTGGAGTTAAAAGAAGTTCAATCATCAGTAATAGGACCCACTTTAGGATTAGATTCTCTTAATCAAAGTGTAAAAGCAGCTTTGTTTGGTATAATAGGCGTATTTATATTCATGTTAATTGTATACAGATTACCAGGTCTAATAGCTAATTTAGCTTTAGTTATATACATATTAGTAGTATTATGGTCACTAATAGGATTTAATGCGGTCTTAACATTACCAGGAATTGCTGGATTGATACTTTCTATAGGTATGGCCGTAGATGCGAATGTAATTATATTTGAAAGAATTAAAGAAGAAATAAGAAATGGCAAAAGTATTAGAGCAGCTATTTCATCTGGTTTCTCAAGAGCCTTTAAAACCATATTAGACTCAAACATTACTACACTAATAGCAGGTGTTGTATTGTATCAATTTGGTTCAGGCCCAATTAAGGGATTTGCAGTAACTTTAATGCTAGGTATAGTGGCAAGTATGATTACTGCTTTAGGCGTAACAAGACTAGTACTAAATATTGCGGCCAATTCTAAAGGATTAAATAATCCTAAATTTTATGGGGCATAG
- the secF gene encoding protein translocase subunit SecF, with translation MKVIEKSKVWFGLSTAIIVLGLIMGMISGFNLGIDFTGGTMMQIHMGKTVPVDEIKDTIKEFELDADVIHAGTNKEEIILKTKKDLNSESRQEVFNKIKETYNLKDEDFRQAEQFGPSIGKEIQSKAIQSILIASVLMLIYISFRFEFKFGVAAILTLIHDILVVLALFAIFKIPINNSFVAAMLTIVGYSINDTIVVFDRIRENIRFLKKKNYGLLVNESISQTIVRSINTSVTTLMTITFLYILGVESIKEFALPLVLGVGVGTYSSIFIASPIWVMWKNYEVRKKGYGGR, from the coding sequence ATGAAAGTTATTGAAAAATCAAAAGTTTGGTTTGGACTTTCTACTGCCATTATTGTATTAGGTTTAATAATGGGAATGATAAGTGGATTTAATTTAGGAATTGACTTTACTGGTGGAACTATGATGCAGATACATATGGGAAAAACAGTACCAGTAGATGAAATAAAAGATACTATAAAAGAATTTGAATTAGATGCAGATGTGATCCATGCAGGTACTAATAAAGAAGAAATAATTTTAAAGACTAAGAAAGATTTAAATAGTGAAAGTAGACAAGAAGTATTTAATAAGATAAAGGAAACTTATAATTTAAAGGATGAAGACTTCAGGCAAGCAGAGCAATTTGGACCAAGTATAGGTAAAGAAATTCAGTCAAAGGCTATCCAGTCTATTTTAATTGCATCCGTATTAATGCTTATATATATTAGTTTTAGGTTTGAATTTAAATTTGGTGTGGCAGCCATATTAACATTAATACACGATATTCTAGTGGTATTAGCATTATTTGCCATATTTAAAATACCTATTAACAATTCCTTTGTTGCAGCTATGTTGACAATAGTTGGTTATTCTATAAACGATACAATAGTTGTGTTTGATAGAATACGTGAAAATATTAGATTCTTAAAGAAGAAAAACTATGGATTATTAGTAAATGAAAGTATTAGTCAAACAATTGTTAGATCAATAAATACTTCTGTAACTACCTTAATGACTATAACTTTCTTGTATATCCTAGGAGTGGAATCTATAAAGGAATTTGCATTACCCCTAGTATTAGGAGTAGGAGTGGGAACTTATTCATCCATATTTATTGCCAGTCCTATATGGGTAATGTGGAAAAATTATGAAGTTAGAAAAAAAGGTTATGGTGGCAGATAA
- a CDS encoding adenine phosphoribosyltransferase: MNLKDKIRVIENFPQEGISFKDITTLLKDGESFRYTIDKFVEELDGKEFDLIVGPESRGFIIGTPLSYATKKGFVPVRKPGKLPGETVKYEYDLEYGSDSLEIHKDAIQKGQKVVIADDLLATGGTLLSTIKLIEELGGEVVGVLCLIELCHLNGRKHLSDYDVKSLIQY; this comes from the coding sequence ATGAATTTAAAAGATAAGATAAGGGTAATTGAAAATTTTCCACAAGAAGGAATTAGTTTCAAAGATATAACTACTCTTTTAAAAGATGGAGAGAGTTTTAGATATACTATAGATAAATTTGTAGAAGAATTAGATGGTAAAGAATTTGATTTAATAGTGGGACCAGAATCAAGAGGGTTTATTATAGGGACACCCCTTTCATATGCTACTAAAAAGGGATTTGTTCCAGTAAGGAAACCAGGGAAATTACCAGGTGAAACTGTTAAATATGAATATGATTTAGAATACGGAAGTGATTCATTAGAAATACATAAAGATGCTATACAAAAGGGACAAAAGGTTGTTATAGCAGACGATTTATTAGCTACGGGTGGTACATTACTTTCAACTATTAAATTAATAGAAGAATTAGGTGGAGAAGTGGTAGGAGTACTATGCTTAATTGAGTTATGTCACTTAAATGGTAGAAAACACTTAAGTGATTATGACGTTAAATCATTAATTCAATATTAG
- a CDS encoding RelA/SpoT family protein — protein MIEKLLAQIQQYNSLCDRRLIIKAYNFSEAAHEGQVRKSGEKYFIHPVEVAKILAELHMDDATIVAGLMHDVIEDTKYTYDQIKDEFGEEIAILVEGVTKLGRFTYETKEERQAESLRKMFLAMAKDIRVIIIKLADRLHNMRTLKYMNENKKKEKAKETLEIYAAIAHRLGISKIKSELEDLSLRYLDPEGYYDLVEKVSKKKREREAYINQVIDQLDTNLSKNLDFQYEISGRSKHFYSIYRKMVYRHKIFEEIFDLTAIRVLVDKVRDCYGVLGIVHTMWKPIPGRFKDYIAMPKPNMYQSLHTTVIGPDGEPLEIQIRTWEMHRIAEYGIAAHWKYKESQSVDASNDDKLRWLRQLLEWQRDMNDPKEFMESLKIDLFTNEVFVFTPKGDVIDLPAGSTPIDFAYKIHSAIGNSCIGAKIDGRIVPIDYKLKNGNIVQVLTSKNSNGPSRDWLKFVKSTQAKNKIKQWFKKERKEENTIKGKDMLEKEIKRHGHEPQELLRTKWLNSLVKKLSLHSIEDLYAAIGYGGILLSQVVPKLKEKYKENNTEEKSNEEIVENINKQPKRRYDKRSTQGIRVKGIDSILVRFSKCCSPVPGDEIVGFITRGRGVSIHREDCINITNGNEDLDRFIEVEWIEDRQKSYQTEIQIISADRKGLLSEVTSVLADINLIVTAINARSTKDKVAIVNLTIEINNVAQLDKLINKIRSMDGVIEVKRVNS, from the coding sequence ATGATAGAAAAATTGTTAGCACAAATACAACAATATAATTCACTTTGTGACAGGCGATTAATTATAAAGGCCTATAATTTTTCAGAAGCAGCTCATGAGGGTCAAGTTAGAAAATCCGGCGAAAAGTATTTTATTCATCCTGTTGAGGTGGCCAAAATACTTGCTGAGTTGCATATGGATGATGCTACAATTGTGGCAGGGCTTATGCATGATGTTATTGAGGATACTAAATATACTTATGATCAGATAAAGGATGAGTTTGGTGAAGAAATAGCTATTTTAGTAGAAGGTGTTACAAAGTTAGGCAGATTTACATATGAAACAAAAGAGGAAAGACAAGCAGAGAGCCTTAGAAAAATGTTTTTGGCCATGGCGAAGGATATAAGAGTAATAATTATTAAATTAGCCGACAGACTTCATAATATGCGAACATTAAAATATATGAACGAGAATAAGAAGAAGGAGAAGGCTAAAGAGACCTTAGAGATTTATGCTGCCATAGCCCATAGATTAGGTATATCTAAAATAAAATCTGAATTAGAAGATTTATCACTTAGATATTTAGATCCAGAGGGATATTACGATTTAGTTGAGAAAGTTTCTAAAAAGAAGAGAGAGAGAGAAGCTTATATTAATCAAGTAATAGATCAATTAGATACTAACCTATCAAAAAATTTAGATTTTCAATATGAAATAAGTGGTAGATCTAAGCATTTTTATTCTATATATAGAAAAATGGTATATAGGCATAAAATATTTGAAGAGATTTTTGATTTGACGGCCATAAGAGTATTAGTAGATAAGGTGAGAGATTGTTATGGAGTCTTAGGGATTGTTCATACTATGTGGAAGCCAATCCCAGGAAGGTTTAAAGATTATATAGCAATGCCTAAGCCTAATATGTATCAATCTCTACATACTACGGTTATAGGCCCTGATGGAGAACCACTAGAAATTCAAATAAGAACCTGGGAAATGCATAGAATAGCAGAATATGGTATTGCTGCCCATTGGAAATATAAAGAAAGCCAGTCTGTAGATGCATCTAATGATGATAAATTAAGATGGTTAAGACAATTATTAGAATGGCAAAGGGATATGAATGACCCTAAGGAGTTTATGGAATCTTTAAAAATTGATCTCTTTACTAACGAGGTATTTGTATTCACTCCTAAGGGAGATGTAATTGATTTACCAGCAGGATCAACACCTATTGACTTTGCATATAAAATTCACTCTGCTATAGGTAATAGTTGTATAGGAGCTAAAATAGATGGTAGGATAGTACCTATTGACTATAAACTTAAAAATGGGAATATAGTACAAGTTCTTACATCAAAAAATTCTAATGGACCAAGCAGAGACTGGTTGAAATTTGTTAAAAGTACTCAAGCAAAGAACAAAATAAAACAATGGTTTAAAAAGGAACGTAAAGAGGAAAATACCATAAAAGGTAAAGACATGTTGGAGAAGGAAATTAAGAGACATGGACATGAGCCTCAAGAACTTTTAAGGACAAAATGGTTAAATAGTTTAGTTAAAAAATTGAGTTTACATTCTATTGAAGATTTATATGCTGCCATAGGATATGGGGGAATATTGCTTAGCCAAGTAGTACCAAAATTAAAGGAAAAGTATAAGGAAAACAACACAGAAGAAAAGTCTAACGAAGAAATAGTCGAAAATATTAATAAGCAACCTAAAAGAAGATATGATAAAAGAAGTACCCAAGGTATTCGTGTAAAGGGAATAGATAGTATTTTAGTAAGGTTTTCTAAGTGCTGTAGTCCTGTTCCTGGAGATGAAATTGTAGGTTTTATAACAAGAGGAAGAGGAGTATCTATACATAGGGAAGATTGTATAAATATAACTAATGGAAATGAAGACTTAGATAGATTTATAGAAGTGGAATGGATTGAAGATAGACAAAAGTCATATCAAACAGAAATACAAATTATATCTGCAGATAGAAAGGGTCTTTTATCAGAAGTTACAAGTGTATTGGCAGACATTAATTTGATTGTAACTGCAATTAATGCCAGAAGTACAAAGGACAAAGTTGCCATAGTAAACTTAACTATAGAAATTAATAATGTAGCACAATTAGATAAATTAATTAACAAAATAAGAAGTATGGATGGAGTAATAGAAGTCAAACGTGTGAATTCATAA
- the dtd gene encoding D-aminoacyl-tRNA deacylase, whose protein sequence is MRAVVQRVSSASVDVDHERIGSIEKGLLVLLGVEETDNSKDLQYMVDKVLNLRIFEDENEKMNLSLKDVSGELMVVSQFTLLGDCRKGRRPSFIEAAKPEKANELYEEFVAKCRDEGIKVETGKFQTHMHVNLCNDGPVTILVDSHKKF, encoded by the coding sequence ATGCGTGCAGTAGTACAAAGGGTAAGTAGTGCTAGTGTAGATGTAGACCATGAACGGATAGGATCTATAGAAAAGGGTCTATTAGTATTACTTGGAGTAGAAGAAACTGATAATTCAAAGGATTTACAATATATGGTTGATAAAGTATTAAACCTTAGAATATTTGAAGATGAAAACGAAAAAATGAATTTATCATTAAAAGATGTAAGTGGTGAATTAATGGTAGTTTCTCAATTTACTCTTTTAGGTGACTGTAGAAAGGGAAGACGACCTAGTTTTATTGAAGCTGCAAAGCCTGAAAAGGCAAATGAATTATATGAGGAATTTGTTGCAAAGTGCAGAGACGAAGGTATAAAAGTAGAAACAGGAAAATTTCAAACTCATATGCATGTTAATTTATGTAATGATGGTCCTGTTACCATATTAGTTGATAGTCATAAAAAGTTCTAG
- a CDS encoding MBL fold metallo-hydrolase yields the protein MIIERIPAGIYATNCYILTCEETYECAIIDPAGSANDIFNYIKENDFIPKYIILTHGHADHIGAVEELRSKFNLKVLIHKDDEYMLKNANYNLSAHMSGPNIEFNSDETFEDGQTIKLGNLEVLLIHTPGHTKGSSCILVENMLFSGDTLFANSIGRTDLEGGSFEDIIKSIKEKLIILDENIKVLPGHGPASTIGIEKATNPFVK from the coding sequence ATGATAATTGAAAGAATACCAGCAGGAATATATGCTACAAATTGCTATATATTAACCTGTGAAGAAACCTATGAATGTGCAATTATTGATCCTGCAGGAAGTGCAAATGATATATTTAATTATATTAAAGAAAATGATTTTATACCTAAGTATATAATACTAACTCATGGACATGCAGATCATATTGGAGCAGTAGAAGAATTAAGAAGTAAATTTAATTTAAAAGTATTAATTCATAAAGATGATGAGTATATGCTTAAAAATGCAAATTACAATTTATCTGCACATATGAGTGGACCTAATATTGAATTTAATAGTGATGAAACCTTTGAAGATGGACAAACTATTAAATTAGGTAACCTAGAGGTACTTTTAATCCATACGCCGGGACATACAAAGGGAAGTAGCTGTATATTAGTAGAAAATATGTTGTTCTCAGGTGATACATTATTTGCCAATTCCATAGGAAGAACAGATTTAGAAGGTGGATCCTTTGAAGATATTATAAAGTCCATAAAGGAAAAGCTTATAATATTAGATGAAAACATAAAGGTATTACCAGGACATGGACCTGCATCAACTATTGGAATAGAAAAAGCTACAAACCCATTTGTGAAGTAA
- the hemZ gene encoding coproporphyrinogen dehydrogenase HemZ, which translates to MIHVKLEGHDYEYEIGELIKVFYNVNEFQFTDKIPNGKLGIINKLYYENEKKISKSSLYNKEELIMEIEEEFKVEDREPLRERKLVKQKLKLTLFELLAQYTKRRPKWGILTGIRPTKIVYELMSDGCTEEEIKNILKIQYRLSEEKIQLLINIVNIEKNLMKNKKDYVSIYIGIPFCPTKCLYCSFPSNSICEKNDKREAYIESLAYEIKEVSMMLKEANKRIDTIYIGGGTPTSLTNDQLEKLFVTIKENLDLSEVREFTVEAGRPDTITMEKLKTIKNHGIERISINPQTMNDSTLKLIGRNHTVEDIKNTYELARQIGFKTINMDLIIGLPNEGIDEFENTMKEIIKLDPENITVHTLAIKKSSILKANKEKYKLCHENSAEKMIEMANKYCKEMTMSPYYMYRQKYMVGNLENIGYAKVGHECIYNIEIIEEKQTIIALGAGAISKVYYPDENRLERVPNVTSLDHYIDRTKEMVERKKKELLGNNMK; encoded by the coding sequence ATGATACATGTGAAATTAGAAGGCCATGATTATGAATATGAAATTGGCGAATTAATTAAGGTATTTTATAATGTTAATGAATTTCAATTTACAGATAAAATCCCCAATGGCAAATTAGGAATTATAAATAAACTATATTATGAAAATGAAAAAAAAATTTCAAAATCTAGTCTTTACAATAAAGAAGAATTAATAATGGAAATAGAAGAAGAATTTAAAGTAGAAGATAGAGAACCTTTAAGAGAGAGAAAACTAGTTAAACAAAAGTTGAAATTGACTTTATTTGAATTATTAGCCCAATATACGAAAAGAAGACCTAAGTGGGGAATATTGACAGGAATACGTCCTACTAAAATAGTATATGAACTTATGAGTGATGGTTGTACTGAGGAAGAAATTAAAAATATACTAAAAATCCAATATAGATTAAGTGAAGAAAAAATTCAATTACTAATTAATATAGTTAACATTGAAAAAAATCTAATGAAAAATAAAAAGGATTATGTGAGTATATATATAGGCATACCATTTTGTCCTACAAAATGTTTATATTGTTCTTTTCCATCTAATAGTATATGTGAAAAGAATGATAAAAGAGAAGCCTATATAGAAAGCTTAGCCTATGAGATAAAAGAAGTATCTATGATGCTAAAGGAAGCTAATAAGAGAATAGATACCATATACATAGGCGGAGGTACACCAACTTCTCTTACTAATGATCAATTAGAAAAATTATTTGTGACTATTAAGGAAAATTTAGATTTAAGTGAAGTAAGAGAGTTTACAGTGGAAGCAGGAAGACCAGACACTATAACAATGGAAAAGTTAAAAACAATTAAAAATCATGGTATAGAAAGAATTAGTATAAACCCTCAAACTATGAATGATTCCACACTAAAACTAATTGGAAGAAATCATACTGTAGAGGATATAAAGAATACATATGAATTGGCAAGGCAAATTGGCTTTAAAACAATAAATATGGATTTAATAATAGGATTGCCTAATGAAGGTATAGATGAATTTGAGAATACAATGAAGGAAATAATTAAATTAGATCCTGAAAATATAACTGTCCACACTTTAGCCATTAAAAAGAGTTCAATTTTAAAAGCAAATAAAGAAAAATATAAACTTTGTCATGAAAATAGCGCTGAGAAAATGATAGAAATGGCTAATAAATATTGTAAAGAAATGACCATGTCTCCCTATTATATGTATAGACAAAAGTATATGGTGGGAAACTTAGAAAACATAGGATATGCTAAGGTCGGTCATGAATGTATTTACAATATTGAAATTATAGAAGAGAAACAAACCATAATTGCATTAGGGGCTGGAGCCATATCAAAGGTCTATTATCCTGATGAAAATAGACTTGAAAGGGTGCCTAATGTAACTAGTTTAGATCATTACATAGATAGAACAAAAGAAATGGTAGAAAGAAAGAAAAAAGAATTATTAGGAAATAATATGAAATAA
- the hisS gene encoding histidine--tRNA ligase — MKAPRGTKDVLPKDVYKWHYLEDTFRETCKNFGYNEIRTPIFEHTELFKRGVGETTDIVQKEMYSFEDNGGRDITLKPEGTAPVVRAFIEHKLYADAQPTKLYYATPCFRYERPQAGRLRAFHQFGIEVFGTTNPQIDAEIIGVAMDFFSRLHIKNLELRINSVGCKKCRSDYNEVLKKYLSTKVEKLCNTCNDRYERNPMRIIDCKNEKCKEEVSDIPLMIDHLCEECSNDFNQLKESLNLMDIGFIVDPKIVRGLDYYTKTAFEIISNEIGSQSTVCGGGRYDGLIEQLGGPSMPGIGFGMGIERLLLTLENNNIEIPKPDKLDVFIVSLGEKSNRESVKILKSIREENLSADKDYLERSMKAQFKYANKRNARFCIVIGENEIEKGVVTLKNMETGDQTEISIDNIGQEIKNICK, encoded by the coding sequence ATGAAAGCGCCAAGAGGTACTAAAGATGTTCTACCTAAAGATGTGTATAAATGGCACTACCTTGAGGATACATTTAGAGAAACTTGTAAAAATTTTGGATACAATGAAATTAGAACTCCCATATTTGAGCATACAGAGCTATTTAAAAGGGGAGTAGGGGAAACTACAGATATAGTACAAAAGGAAATGTATTCCTTTGAAGATAATGGAGGAAGGGATATAACATTAAAACCAGAGGGAACAGCCCCTGTTGTGAGAGCTTTTATTGAACATAAATTATATGCAGATGCTCAACCAACAAAATTGTATTACGCAACTCCATGCTTCAGATATGAAAGACCACAGGCTGGGAGACTAAGAGCATTTCACCAATTTGGTATAGAAGTATTTGGAACTACTAATCCTCAAATTGATGCAGAGATAATTGGGGTTGCCATGGACTTTTTTAGTAGACTACATATTAAAAACCTAGAACTTAGAATAAACAGTGTTGGATGTAAAAAATGTAGAAGTGACTATAATGAAGTATTAAAGAAATATTTATCTACTAAAGTTGAAAAATTGTGCAATACTTGCAATGATAGATATGAAAGAAATCCAATGAGAATAATAGATTGCAAAAATGAAAAATGTAAGGAAGAAGTAAGTGATATACCACTTATGATAGACCATTTATGTGAAGAGTGTAGTAATGATTTTAATCAATTAAAGGAAAGTTTAAATCTGATGGATATAGGATTTATAGTAGATCCTAAAATTGTTAGAGGATTGGATTATTACACAAAAACTGCCTTTGAAATAATATCAAATGAAATTGGTTCCCAAAGTACCGTATGCGGAGGAGGGAGATATGATGGTCTTATTGAACAATTAGGCGGCCCATCCATGCCGGGCATTGGATTTGGAATGGGAATTGAGAGACTTTTATTAACCCTTGAAAATAATAATATTGAAATACCAAAGCCAGATAAGTTAGATGTGTTTATAGTGAGTCTAGGTGAGAAAAGTAATAGGGAATCTGTTAAAATACTAAAAAGTATAAGAGAAGAGAACCTTTCTGCAGACAAGGACTATTTAGAGAGAAGTATGAAGGCACAATTTAAATATGCAAATAAGAGAAATGCAAGATTTTGTATTGTAATTGGAGAAAACGAAATAGAAAAGGGTGTTGTAACCCTAAAAAATATGGAAACTGGTGATCAAACAGAGATTTCAATTGACAATATAGGACAAGAGATAAAAAATATATGTAAATAG